The sequence GCCTTATCTCCGCCATGCGTTTGTCATGGTTCTGTCATGAAGCGCGGCCATGACGCGTGCTGGCAATCGTGCTCAAGGCTTCTTGGCAGGCGGCTGCGCCGGGGCGGGCGGTGTGGCTGGCTTTGCCTTCGAGTACGTGGCGATGCGGTTCGTCACCTCGCCCATCAAGTCGTTGGGGATGGGGACGGAGAGGTTGTACTGGGCGATCTTCCAGCCGGCCGCGTCCTTCACCAGCACGCCGCTGCCGCGCGCGGGGCCCAGGTTGGGCGTGTCCAGCGCCTCGTCGAACCAGGCCACCTGTCCGTCCCTGGAGAAGAAGACGTTGCGGGACACGGACTTGAAGGACCACGCCTTGCCCTTGGAGAAGTAGGGCTTCGCCCACGCGCGGAACTGGTCCACCGTCCAGCGCTCCGTGCCGTCCGTGCCCATGAAGACCGCGTCCGGCGTGAAGAAGGAGAAGTAGCGCGGCTCGTTCGCGACGGCCGCCGCGCGGTGCCAGTCATCCAGCACCGTGGCCACCGCGACCTTCGGGTCCGCCGGAGCCGGGGCCGGGGCCGCGACGGGGTTTGCAGCAAGCGCCAGCAACAACCAGGAGACGGATGCCATCGGGTTCACCTCGACGCCAAGGGGGTTCGCGGTATGAAGCGGCAGGCGTGCCTCCAGGTCAAGGCATGCGACACAAGGCGGTGGTGGCGTGGTGCTCGAAAGTTTCCAGGTGGGCACGGGCGACGTGCCCACGGTGATGCTGCACGGCTTCCTCGGGACGGGGCGCAACCTGCGCTCACTGGCCGTCGCGTGGACGCAGGCGGATCCGCGCCGCCGCATCCTCCTGCCGGACCTCACCGGCCACGGCACCTCCCCGGCCCTGTCCCCGGACGCGGACCTGACCACGCTCGCGCGCGACGTGGTGGACACGCTCGAGGCGAAGGGCTTCACCGGCGCGGTGGACTGGGTGGGCCACTCGCTGGGCGGCCGCGTGTCCCTGGCCGCGAGCCTGGAGGCCTCCGAGCGTGTGGGCAGCGTGGCGCTGCTCGACATCGCGCCCGGCCCCGTGCCGTTGGATTTGTCGGAGAGCGGCTACGTGCTGGACATCCTCTTGAGGGCCCCGCCGCGCGCCGACAGCCGCAAGGACCTGCGCGCGAACCTCGTGGGCAACGGCCTGTCGGAGGGGCTGTCGGACTGGCTGCTGATGAACCTCACGCCCGACGGTGACGGCGTGCGCTGGCGCTTCGACCGCGACGCGCTCCAGCGGCTGCACCGGCGCGTCAACGGCGAGGACCTGTGGCCCGCGGTGGAGCGCCCCGTCCACCCGCCCCTGCGCTGCATCCGCGGCGGGCGCAGCCGGTACGTGTCGGAAGAGAGCGCGCGGCGGCTGGAGGCCGGCGGCTGCCCCGTGGCCCTGCTCCCCGATGCCGGCCACTTCGTGCACGTGGATGGTCCCCAGGCCGTGCTCGCGTGGCTGATGGCCCCCTGATGGATACACGGACCGTCCTGCTCGTCTTCATCGCGGTGGGGCTGGACGGCCTGGCCGGACTCGCGGGCGGCGTGCTGTCCGAGCGCTGGCTGCAGCGGCGGCTGCCCGCGCTGGTGGCCTTCGCCGCCGGCACGCTCTTGAGCACGGTGTTCCTGGAGGTGCTCCCGGAGGCGGTGGAGGCGCGGGGCGAGGCCGCCTTCGCGTGGGCCTTCGCCAGCTTCGTCGCGCTGGCGCTGATGGAGTGGGCGCTGGGCCATCACCACCATGACGCGGAGGCCGCCGCGGGACACGCGCACGGCCATCACCCGCATCATCATGGGCACCCCGGCGCGCCCACGCTCCCCGGCGCGCTGCTGGCGTCGGATGCGCTGCACAACGTGGGCGACGGCGCGGCGGTCGCGGCGGCCTTCCTCGTGTCGCCGCACGCGGGCTTCGCCACCGCGTTCGCGGTCATCGTCCACGAGCTGCCGCAGGAGGTGGGCGACTACGCGCTCCTGCGCGCCGCGGGCTGGTCGCGAGCGAAGGCGCTCGTCGCGCTGGGCGCGGTGCAGCTCACGGCCTTGGCGGGCGCGGTGGGCGTGCTCCTGGGCACGCGGTACCTGCCCTCGCTCCAGGGCACGGTGCTGGCCATCGCCGGCGGCTCGTTCCTCTACATCGGCGCGGTGGACCTGCTGCCGGAGCTGCGCCGGGGCCCGGACTCACGCCAGCGCGTGGTGGGCTTCCTCTGCGGGCTGCTGCTCATTGGCGGACTGCACTTCGCGGAGCGCTTCGCGGGAGGCCATGGCTGACGGGCCGCGCCCCTGAGAGGATGGGGCCATGCAAGGAAAGACCGTGATTGTCACCGGTGCCTCCGCGGGCATCGGCGAGGCGCTGGCGGTGGCCCTGGCCGGCCGGGGCGCGACCGTGGCGCTGGCGGCGCGGGATGCCCAGGCGCTGGAGCGCGTGAAGGCGCGCTGCGAGGCCGCGGGCGGCAAGGCGCTGGCGGTGCCCACCGACGTGGGCGACCCGGACGCGTGCCGCCGGCTGGTGGAGCGCACGGTGGAGGCGTTCGGCGGCGTGGACGTGCTCGTCAACAACGCGGGCATCACCATGCACTCGCGCTTCGAGGACGTGAAGGACCTGGGCCTCTACGAGCGCCTCATGCGCATCAACTACCTGGGCGCGGTGCACTGCACCTTCCACGCGCTGCCGTACATCAAGGCGCGCAAGGGGCTGCTCGTCGCCGTGTCGTCGCTGACGGGCAAGACAGGCGTGCCCATGCGCACCGGCTACGCGGCCAGCAAGCACGCCATGCAGGGCTTCTTCGATTCGCTGCGCATCGAACTGTTGGGCACCGGCACCGACGTGCTCGTGGTGTCGCCGGGCTTCGTGGCCACGGACATCCGCGCGCACGCGCTGGGCCCGGAGGGCCAGCCCCTGGGCAAGAGCCTCCGCGACGAGTCCGCCCCCACCATGGACGTGGACACCTGCGTGGCCCTCATCCTGCGCGGCATGGAGCGCCGCGAGCGGGAGGTCGTGATGACGCTCACCGGCCGCGTGGGACAGGTGCTCAAGCTGGTGGCGCCGGCGCTGGTGGACCGGCTGGCCGCGCGCGCCATCCGCGGCAAGCAGCCCTGACGCTACTTCTCCATCCGCGACACCATGCCCCACAGGCCGTCGAAGGTGGCGTTGCCCACCTGGTGCAGGCCGAAGCCCCAGAGGAAGGCGGTCATCCACGCGCCGGAGCCGCCCCACGTAGGCGCGAAGACGTCCAGCACCTGGAGCCCCAGCAGCACGGCGATGATGGACATCATCCCCAGCACCGCGAGCTCCACCTTCCACAGGTCGCGCGAGCGCGGCAGGGGGATCCAGTCCAGGCTCACCAGCACGTCGGTGCTCGCCTTCGTGGACGACGGCGGCAGCGGGGAGAGGTTCCCGCTGGCGGGCCCACCGGGCAGCGGCGACGGTGGCGCGGGTGACTGCGGCGCGGGCTGCGAGAACGGATCCAACGTCACGGCGGAGGGGACGTGCTCCAGGTCCATCCGGCCGCCCATGGCGACTGGGGGCGGCGGAGGCGTGACGTGGCGCGCGAAGTCGTCGCGGGCGGCGCGGTACTCCGGCGCCGCGAGGTTCGCCTCGCCCTTGTCCAGGTGCGCCCGGGCCGCGGCCAGCCGCGTGTCCACCTCCGTCTGCCAGTCCGCGCGGGCGTGCAGGTCACCGCCGGCCTGGGCCTGGAGCTGCGTCAGCGCCTGCTCCAGGGTGTCCACCAGCTCGCGCAGGTACAGCGCGTGCGCGGACTGGTAGTAGAGGAACGCCTCGTCCACGCTGGCGTGCATGCGGGCCCTCGCCCGGGCCAGCTGTTCGCCCACGCGCAGGCGCAGCTCCGCCCACGCCTCCTGCGTGAAGCCGCCGGGCAGCTCCTTCGCGGTGAGGGCGTCCTCCAGGTCCGTCAGGAGGATTTCGAGGAACGCCTCGCGCGCGGTCTCCACCAGACGGCGGGACGCCTCCAGGTCGGGGCCGGGCAACTGCTGACGCGCTCGCAGCACGTAGAGGGGCAGCTCGCCCTGGAGCCGGCGGCTCACCGGATCATCCCCGCGCTGCGAGGCCAGCGTCCGCGACTGCTGCTCCAGCTCCGCCAGCCGCGACTCCAGCACCGCGCGGGCCACCGCCTCCAGGTCGAGCGTGCGCATCATCTGCGCCTGTTCGGAGAAGTCCGCGGCCGTGGCCTGATCATTCTGGAGCAGCGTCTCCACCGCCTTGAGCTTGCGCTCCGCGTCCAGCAGCGCCACGCCCTTGAGTCCCTCCAGCTGCCGCAGCAGCACGGACCAGAGGGAGAAGAGCTGGAGGCGCGCCTCGAAGAGGGTGAGCACGGAGTCCTGCACCACGAGCCCGCTCAGCGGCCGTTGGATCTCCGCGAGGAGCGCGTCTATCTGACGTCGCAGCGACGCGACCACGGCGGCCTCGCGCTCCAGCGGACGGGCGGGCACCAGCGATTGCAGCTTCTGGCGCGCGGCCTCCGCCCGGCTGCGCAGGTTCACGCGCGGGCGCACGCGCTGCACGTAGAAGCGCACGGCCGCGGACGTCACCACGCCCAGGAAGATGAGGAACGCGCCGAACATCGCGGGCGTCTTCACCCAGACGGTGAAGGCCTGCTCCACCGCCCCGCCCTCCGGCACGAGCAGCCGCACGGTGCCGGTGTACTCGCCGGACTCCGGCAGGTCGCCCACGTCCAGGCTCAGCAGGCCGGTGCCATACGCGGGCACCTGGAGGACGCCTTCCCTGCCCGGTCCCAGCGGCTGGCCGTCCGGTCCCCGGAAGAACCACTTCGCGTCCTGCGCCTGCACGGGCGCCGCGCCATCCCCGGCGCCACCGGCCTTGCGGTCCAGCTGCACCACCGCCGGAGGCCCCACCGCGCCGCCCACGCCCGCCGTCTCCCGGAAGGTGAGCCGCACCGTGGCCTTGCCGGAGAACGGCCCCAGCGTCCAGCCGCGCGCGGGCGCCACCGGATAGAACTGCACCGTGGGCGCGGACGCCACGCGCTGCACGACGAGCGGAGTGACCTCCCGCGCGCCATCGCCCAGGAGCACCACGCGTCCCTGGTAGTCACCGGGTGCCGGCAGGTCCGCGGACAGCGTCACCGTCACGGGTTGCCGCACGGAGATGGGGACCTCCATCGCGCTCCGCTCCGTCCCCACGCTCACCGTCACGGGCACCTGCGTGCCGTCCGCCGCGAGCAGCGGATCCACCAGCACCGTCACCCGCGTGTCCTCCATGCCCGCGTCCGGGGACGTGGGCAGCAGGTCCACGCGCAGCACCGTCTCCAGGTGCGGGGTGGACGTGCGCAGGCGCACCTCGTTGTTCGAGGACAGGCCCGCGAGTCCGAAGCGCGGCGCGGCGCTCGCGAGCACGGGCAGCAGGCAGAGCATGGCGCAGGTCAGTGGCATGCCCGTGTGGACCCAGACCTTCGCGGCCATGAAGCTTCGAGCGGGAAGGCTCATGCGCGAGGACGATAGCAGCCCCCTCCCCTGCGCTCGCATGCGCGTCCACTCGCGCGGATCCGAAGCCCGGTCACAGGGGTGTAGCACTCGCGCTTCGGCGCTCAGGCCGAGCCCCTGATGCGCTCAGCCCCAGCCGAGGCGGCGCAGCACGCTGGTGGACAGGCTGGCGCGGATGGTGTCCAGGGGGATGCCTTCGTCGTCCTCGGCGGACTCGTGGCCCGGGCGTGGGTCTCCGCTGTGGTGCAGCGCGACCAGGTCCAGGTCCGGCGTGAAGCACGGTGAGCCCGATGAACCCGGATGCGTGTTCGTGCAGTACGTGACGCGCGTCTGCGACCGGTTGACCGCCTG comes from Corallococcus macrosporus and encodes:
- a CDS encoding nuclear transport factor 2 family protein; this encodes MASVSWLLLALAANPVAAPAPAPADPKVAVATVLDDWHRAAAVANEPRYFSFFTPDAVFMGTDGTERWTVDQFRAWAKPYFSKGKAWSFKSVSRNVFFSRDGQVAWFDEALDTPNLGPARGSGVLVKDAAGWKIAQYNLSVPIPNDLMGEVTNRIATYSKAKPATPPAPAQPPAKKP
- a CDS encoding SDR family oxidoreductase — protein: MQGKTVIVTGASAGIGEALAVALAGRGATVALAARDAQALERVKARCEAAGGKALAVPTDVGDPDACRRLVERTVEAFGGVDVLVNNAGITMHSRFEDVKDLGLYERLMRINYLGAVHCTFHALPYIKARKGLLVAVSSLTGKTGVPMRTGYAASKHAMQGFFDSLRIELLGTGTDVLVVSPGFVATDIRAHALGPEGQPLGKSLRDESAPTMDVDTCVALILRGMERREREVVMTLTGRVGQVLKLVAPALVDRLAARAIRGKQP
- a CDS encoding alpha/beta fold hydrolase gives rise to the protein MVLESFQVGTGDVPTVMLHGFLGTGRNLRSLAVAWTQADPRRRILLPDLTGHGTSPALSPDADLTTLARDVVDTLEAKGFTGAVDWVGHSLGGRVSLAASLEASERVGSVALLDIAPGPVPLDLSESGYVLDILLRAPPRADSRKDLRANLVGNGLSEGLSDWLLMNLTPDGDGVRWRFDRDALQRLHRRVNGEDLWPAVERPVHPPLRCIRGGRSRYVSEESARRLEAGGCPVALLPDAGHFVHVDGPQAVLAWLMAP
- a CDS encoding ZIP family metal transporter, which translates into the protein MDTRTVLLVFIAVGLDGLAGLAGGVLSERWLQRRLPALVAFAAGTLLSTVFLEVLPEAVEARGEAAFAWAFASFVALALMEWALGHHHHDAEAAAGHAHGHHPHHHGHPGAPTLPGALLASDALHNVGDGAAVAAAFLVSPHAGFATAFAVIVHELPQEVGDYALLRAAGWSRAKALVALGAVQLTALAGAVGVLLGTRYLPSLQGTVLAIAGGSFLYIGAVDLLPELRRGPDSRQRVVGFLCGLLLIGGLHFAERFAGGHG